The Euphorbia lathyris chromosome 8, ddEupLath1.1, whole genome shotgun sequence genome has a window encoding:
- the LOC136203407 gene encoding protein OXIDATIVE STRESS 3 LIKE 4-like, protein MEVLVGPTFGIEVSSSSSAAAYVSSQDENSPPCIFLKEDEIVGSGSLIGAPDASSGSSSSIGSPDDSEDEEGEEVNSVILSKSGLSSLDSLEESLPIKSGLSNHFTGKSKSFANLSDVLMSSSSVTVKDLEKPENPFNKRRRLILANKWSRKSFYSWSNPKSMPLLTLNEEHEEQNQHEEEDEEEEEESQASPSSSSSEHDLLRNQPRFSKLQEKKFKKSFKSHSCFSLADLQHQEFQ, encoded by the exons ATGGAGGTTTTGGTAGGTCCGACCTTCGGAATCgaggtttcttcttcttcatcggCGGCAGCCTATGTTTCTTCGCAGGATGAGAACAGTCCTCCTTGCATCTTCTTGAAGGAAGACGAGATCGTAGGGAGCGGAAGCTTGATCGGAGCTCCCGATGCTTCATCAGGTAGCTCGTCCTCGATCGGATCTCCGGATGATAGCGAGGACGAAGAAGGAGAGGAAGTGAATAGCGTGATTCTATCCAAATCAGGTTTGAGCTCTTTGGATTCTCTGGAAGAATCTCTTCCGATCAA GAGCGGATTATCGAATCACTTCACCGGAAAATCAAAATCGTTTGCGAATCTATCAGATGTACTGATGAGTAGTAGCAGTGTAACAGTTAAAGATCTGGAAAAACCTGAGAATCCATTCAATAAGAGAAGAAGATTGATTCTGGCAAATAAATGGAGTCGGAAATCTTTCTACAGCTGGTCAAATCCAAAATCCATGCCTCTTCTTACTTTAAATGAAGAACATGAAGAACAAAATCAacatgaagaagaagatgaagaagaagaagaagaaagccaaGCTAGTCcatcatcatcttcatctgAACATGACTTGCTCAGAAATCAACCGAGATTTTCTAAACTGCAAGAGAAGAAATTCAAGAAAAGTTTCAAATCTCATAGCTGTTTTTCCCTTGCAGATCTGCAACATCAAGAATTTCAATaa